The Cydia splendana chromosome Z, ilCydSple1.2, whole genome shotgun sequence genome window below encodes:
- the LOC134805180 gene encoding prostaglandin E synthase 2 → MWRPKFTLFRKIIIPSLMENAKLAKIYYSTKGRLPRSTAQITLIGASVGVLVGAGWGGYTHYKINAKKQVAPIENQEYPFLKEAPKYQAQYKISNDLDTSNLQLVLFQYRTCPFCCKVRAYLDARGVSYEVVEVDAVLRQAIKWSGYKKVPILLAKVDGGYQQLMDSSAIVSVLETFLRDNNCQLRDVVKFYPITKFLNDQGKEVTDVTNKYFIMHNSVVSDQSERNAEAEEREWRQWADRVLVHTLSPNVYRTAGEALDTFKWFEEAGRWRESFPAWECALMVYGGAAAMWVIAKRLKTRHHIKDDVRQSLYDAANDWMGALRKKGTKFLGGGQPNLADIAVYGVLSSIEGCQAFQDLRSHTDIGVWYDDIKNSIERRQGKVTSALTQA, encoded by the exons atgtggcgtccaaaatttactttatttcgTAAGATAATCATACCGTCTTTAATGGAGAACGCGAAATtagcaaaaatatattattctaCCAAAGGCCGGCTCCCAAGGTCTACAGCACAAATAACCTTAATCGGTGCGAGTGTTGGGGTCCTAGTCGGTGCAGGGTGGGGTGGCTATACACACTATAAGATCAACGCTAAAAAGCAGGTGGCCCCCATAGAAAATCAAGAATATCCATTCCTTAAGGAAGCACCGAAATACCAAGCTCAGTACAAA ATCAGTAACGACTTGGACACTAGTAACTTGCAGCTTGTACTATTTCAATACCGCACCTGCCCATTCTGCTGCAAAGTGCGCGCATACCTTGATGCCCGGGGTGTCAGTTACGAGGTAGTGGAGGTGGATGCAGTTCTCCGACAAGCCATCAAGTGGTCAGGCTACAAAAAAGTTCCTATTCTATTAGCCAAAGTGGATGGAGGCTATCAG caACTAATGGACAGTTCAGCTATAGTATCTGTACTGGAGACTTTCTTGAGAGACAACAATTGTCAGCTGCGAGATGTCGTGAAGTTCTATCCTATTACAAAGTTCCTGAATGATCAGGGCAAGGAAGTGACTGATGTAACAAACAAATACTTTATAATGCATAACTCAGTTGTTTCTGATCAAAGTGAAAGAAATGCAGAAGC tgaAGAGCGAGAATGGCGGCAGTGGGCCGATCGTGTGCTAGTGCACACCCTGTCGCCCAATGTATACCGAACAGCTGGGGAAGCTCTAGATACTTTCAAGTGGTTTGAGGAAGCTGGTCGCTGGCGAGAGTCTTTCCCTGCCTGGGAGTGCGCTCTCATGGTCTATGGGGGAGCTGCTGCTATGTGGGTTATTGCTAAGCGACTCAAGACAAG GCACCACATCAAAGATGATGTCCGTCAGTCACTCTATGACGCTGCAAATGACTGGATGGGGGCACTTAGAAAGAAAGGCACTAAGTTCCTAGGTGGGGGCCAGCCTAATCTTGCAGATATCGCTGTGTATGGTGTCCTGAGCAGCATTGAAGGGTGCCAGGCGTTCCAGGACTTGAGGAGCCATACAGACATAGGGGTGTGGTATGATGACATCAAGAACTCAATAGAACGAAGACAAGGAAAAGTTACGTCTGCACTGACACAAGCGTGA
- the LOC134804921 gene encoding uncharacterized protein LOC134804921, translating into MSCKVFLMILGSSLIAALAISVNYDGSDAIGGVSNREWNFDKEELDSEEADDKGYRKGKILFPFGGSIVRFANTECSTSNVMTGTCLARRECNDLNGTITGTCASRRGRCCVVARGCGGTTNVNNTYFTSPGYPAAYAGGAACSIIVNRCSSNICQLRIDFLDMVLAQPDGDGVCSTDSITVTGGNTIVPTLCGDNTGQTIFVDFDGDTAITVTITATASTTFSRRWNVKLTQIACDCPGLAPNGCLQYYTGTTGTISSFNYGTAANTALSASLVTGTRQIANLNYGICIRMEAGYCAIQYSQTSDIYSFTVTGDVEGADNTVLGTTVGAVNDGACTTDFVVIPNPTVVDTGLGVGTDRFCGLGFVTVQTGAKPFVLYVVTDGDEGATATTAPDVANRGFSLTYTQVAC; encoded by the exons ATGAGTTGCAAAGTTTTCTTAATGATACTGGGGTCTTCCTTAATCGCCGCTTTGGCTATATCCGTTAACTACGATGGTTCAGATGCGATAGGCGGCGTCAGCAACAGGGAGTGGAATTTTGATAAAGAGGAACTGGATTCCGAAGAAGCGGACGACAAAGGGTACAGAAAAGGAAAGATTT TGTTTCCATTCGGCGGGAGCATCGTTCGCTTTGCGAATACTGAGTGCTCGACTTCCAACGTCATGACTGGCACATGCTTGGCGCGCCGGGAGTGTAATGACCTCAATGGGACCATCACTGGGACGTGCGCTTCAAGAAGAGGCCGATGCTGCGTAG TGGCCCGCGGGTGCGGCGGCACCACCAACGTGAACAACACGTACTTCACGAGCCCGGGGTACCCGGCCGCGTACGCCGGCGGCGCCGCCTGCAGCATTATCGTCAACCGGTGCAGCAGTAACATATGTCAG CTCCGTATCGACTTCCTGGACATGGTGCTCGCTCAACCGGACGGCGACGGCGTCTGCTCGACGGACTCCATCACTGTGACGGGCGGCAACACCATCGTGCCAACACTCTGCGGCGACAACACCGGTCAGACCATCTTCGTCGACTTCGACGGCGACACCGCCATCACAGTCACAATCACTGCTACCGCGAGTACCACATTCAGCAGACGGTGGAACGTAAAGCTTACACAGATTGCCTGTGATTGCCCTGGATTAG CACCCAACGGCTGCTTGCAGTACTACACCGGCACCACAGGGACCATCTCCAGCTTTAACTACGGCACGGCCGCCAACACGGCGCTCAGCGCTTCGCTCGTCACCGGCACTCGCCAGATCGCCAACTTGAACTACGGGATATGCATCAGGATGGAAGCCGGCTACTGCGCCATACAATATTCTCAG ACTTCTGACATCTACTCGTTCACGGTGACCGGCGACGTGGAGGGCGCGGACAACACCGTGCTGGGCACGACGGTGGGCGCGGTCAACGACGGCGCCTGCACCACGGACTTCGTGGTCATACCCAACCCTACAGTTGTCGACACCGGCCTCGGGGTCGGCACTGACCGCTTCTGCGGGCTGGGCTTTGTTACCGTTCAAA CGGGAGCCAAGCCGTTTGTGCTGTACGTGGTGACGGACGGCGACGAGGGCGCCACGGCCACCACCGCGCCCGACGTCGCCAACCGCGGCTTCAGCCTGACCTACACGCAGGTGGCCTGCTGA